ATGAGGGACATGGTGAAGATGATCCCGGCCAATAAAGAGCGATAGGTGACGACACAAAGGACGAAGATGATGCCCAGAACGATGAAGAGGATCTGATCGTTCTTGACTTCGATCACCTGGTTGGCGGCAGCCAGGATACCGCCCAGCCCGCCGGCCGGTTTCGGGACGGCGTTTTCCATGAGCTTGGGATTGTCCTGGATAAAGCGGTTTACCCGGTTGATGACCTCTTCAAGCACCGGGCCTTCATGATTTTTGAGAAAGAGTTTTACGTTGGTGCTGGTGTTGCCATAGTCTATCCAGGTATCCATCTCACCGGGAGCGGCTCCCGTCTGGATCAGAGTGATCATGTTCTGTATGGCCTGTTGAGAATTGGGGATCGACTCCATCTTGGGATCATTACCGTAGGCCAGCATATTGCTGCCCTTGATCAGGTCGGCCACTGAGATAGCAAAGCCCACATTGGGGTCGGCCATCATATATTGTTTGAGTCCCTCCATGCCGTTGATGACATCAGGATAAGTCACGGCCTGGGGGGCCTTCCCCTGGATGGCCACCCACATCTGGTCCACACCGGGAAACCTCTTATTGATCTGAACAATGTCTGAGTTGTAGTCGGAATAAGGCCAGAGGATGGGACTGCCGGGGTTGGCATCGCCGAACTTGAGATGAGTCGAGGAAATGATGGATAGACCCAGAATAAGGACACTTAAGCCCACGGTGGTGTACCGGCCGGCCCCGAAGGTCCAGTTGGACATCTTGATGAGTATCCGCCTGAGCAGATGTTCCGTAAAATATTCGATCCGGTAGGTAAAGGTCCTGTCAATGATGGCAGATTGGGTGGTCACCCGTTTGGCAAAATCCGGCGACTTTTCGGCCAGGACAACGGGCACAGCGGATTTCTGTGGTATCCGGATACGTCTGAACAGGGCAAAGAGCGGGGGGTAAAAGAAGAAGATAGTGAAGATCATGGCCCCGGACCAGAAGAAGCCCAGATAGGCCAGGTTTCGGAGTGTCGGGATGGGGGTCAGGCAGATGACCAGCAAGGCGAGCGTATCTGCCAGGATGCCGATCAGACCCGGAGGGAAGAGGCCGGTCCCGGTGATCAGGGCCGCCTCTTCGGTATCGGCTGATTTTTGATACTCCTCGGTGAACCTTTCCACCCATTGGACTCCGTGGCTCATGGCCCGGGCCGAGAGGAGAAAGGGGATGACGATGATCAGGGGGTCGAAGTGAAAGCCCAGAATGGCCGAGAAGCCCAAGCCCCAGATGGAGGTCATCAGGGCGCTCACGAAGGGCCAGAACCATAAGCCTCCCCGGCTCATATAGGCAAAAAGCATCAGAAGGATCACCACCGAGGTGATGAC
This region of Deltaproteobacteria bacterium genomic DNA includes:
- a CDS encoding MMPL family transporter, whose translation is MYKVLVGFLINHKKKVVVAMAVITLFFLSQIFRIQMFTQFLDLFPKNHPYVQVHQQYARYFGGAYQATLVLEVKKGDIFNTETLSKMSRITDAVDLIPGVDHFGIFSIASQKVSVLKETAGGFSSSPVMKEVPKNSGEMEELKKKVFTSGNVNGIWVSRDQKALRLDANFLEGKIDFRVLFDKFMEIKKKEADANHRIYLTGTPLLYGWIYHYLPNMALILVITSVVILLMLFAYMSRGGLWFWPFVSALMTSIWGLGFSAILGFHFDPLIIVIPFLLSARAMSHGVQWVERFTEEYQKSADTEEAALITGTGLFPPGLIGILADTLALLVICLTPIPTLRNLAYLGFFWSGAMIFTIFFFYPPLFALFRRIRIPQKSAVPVVLAEKSPDFAKRVTTQSAIIDRTFTYRIEYFTEHLLRRILIKMSNWTFGAGRYTTVGLSVLILGLSIISSTHLKFGDANPGSPILWPYSDYNSDIVQINKRFPGVDQMWVAIQGKAPQAVTYPDVINGMEGLKQYMMADPNVGFAISVADLIKGSNMLAYGNDPKMESIPNSQQAIQNMITLIQTGAAPGEMDTWIDYGNTSTNVKLFLKNHEGPVLEEVINRVNRFIQDNPKLMENAVPKPAGGLGGILAAANQVIEVKNDQILFIVLGIIFVLCVVTYRSLLAGIIFTMSLILANFLAFTFMVFQGIGLNINTFPVVSLGIGLGVDYGLYIVSRIIEVYQEEKDLARAVRGGIITSGRAVFFTATMMTAGVIFWYFSPLRFQAEMGILLGILMMVNMVVGVLVLPAVINIIKPKFITRGGDNNGGFHIPPGTLPKR